A genomic region of Arachis stenosperma cultivar V10309 chromosome 9, arast.V10309.gnm1.PFL2, whole genome shotgun sequence contains the following coding sequences:
- the LOC130948914 gene encoding F-box/kelch-repeat protein At3g23880-like — translation MRAHAIVKKVFGAATKWSKLLSLLLPPPLRPPTLPILPPELIELILLRLPARSLVKFKRVCKSWKTLISSSDFTKNQVQLSIMAEPAISEIHLVYTNLLRHSDSKIGFISIQSLLENLSFGTEVVYFPMDDCVKILGSCNGFLCLNNHPKNTDFKVRLLNPCTGLASEWLTLFASDYNQRRPPITNFGFGYDHVNDKFKILAVVESSTRIYTFGEYSWISVQDIPLHPLEWNGTFVTGTGTLNWLATKIASFITYPVHQTTIVVLSFNFGNESYGQIALPNFEGGMIHREPVLVTLRNSLCVCHEYKKSVWDLWMMKEYGNEDSWTRMFVISHDEELIPYAHGIGIRPLLHMMENDLLLLLVRPPWYQLAVYNPGNKGVRFGYPVINYYSSDDDMPNYNNPRGCFYVYRESLVSPSHYGLKTDHV, via the coding sequence ATGAGGGCACATgcaattgtgaagaaggtgttTGGAGCCGCCACCAAGTGGTCCAAACTGCTTTCACTCCTGCTGCCGCCGCCACTGCGCCCACCGACACTACCAATCTTGCCGCCTGAGCTCATAGAGCTAATCCTATTGAGGCTTCCAGCCAGGTCCCTTGTGAAATTCAAGAGAGTTTGCAAGTCATGGAAAACCCTAATCTCCAGCTCCGACTTCACCAAGAACCAAGTTCAACTTTCAATAATGGCGGAACCAGCCATTTCCGAAATACACTTGGTCTATACCAACCTTCTCCGACACAGCGACAGCAAAATTGGATTTATCTCCATTCAATCTCTGTTGGAGAACCTTTCTTTCGGTACCGAAGTGGTTTACTTCCCCATGGACGATTGCGTGAAAATTTTGGGCTCCTGCAATGGGTTTCTATGCTTAAACAATCATCCAAAAAACACTGATTTCAAAGTGAGGTTGTTGAATCCTTGCACTGGATTGGCGTCAGAATGGTTGACACTTTTCGCGTCAGACTATAACCAACGGAGACCTCCTATCACCAATTTTGGGTTTGGCTATGATCATGTCAATGACAAGTTCAAGATTCTCGCGGTTGTTGAGAGTTCTACCAGAATATACACTTTTGGCGAATATTCTTGGATATCCGTTCAGGATATTCCTCTCCATCCTCTTGAATGGAATGGAACATTTGTGACTGGCACTGGAACACTTAATTGGCTAGCTACTAAAATCGCATCCTTTATTACCTATCCTGTCCATCAAACTACGATAGTAGTTCTTTCTTTCAACTTTGGAAATGAGAGCTACGGTCAAATAGCATTGCCTAACTTTGAAGGCGGCATGATCCATCGTGAGCCTGTGTTGGTAACACTAAGGAATTCTCTGTGCGTTTGTCATGAATACAAGAAATCGGTGTGGGATTTGTGGATGATGAAGGAGTATGGAAATGAAGATTCTTGGACTAGAATGTTTGTGATCTCACATGATGAGGAGCTTATTCCTTATGCTCATGGTATTGGTATAAGACCATTATTGCACATGATGGAAAATGATCTGCTGCTTCTTTTGGTAAGACCTCCTTGGTATCAATTAGCTGTGTATAATCCTGGAAATAAGGGTGTTCGGTTTGGATATCCTGTGATCAACTACTACTCAAGTGATGATGACATGCCAAACTATAATAATCCTCGCGGATGCTTCTATGTTTATCGTGAAAGTTTGGTTTCCCCATCACACTATGGTCTTAAAACTGACCATGTGTGA